A genome region from Desulfallas thermosapovorans DSM 6562 includes the following:
- a CDS encoding fumarate reductase flavoprotein subunit — protein sequence MSIYQTHITDVLIVGAGLAGERIAVEAAMHGHDVILLSLVPPRRSHSTAAQGGMQASLGNCAMGEGDNPDVHFADTVKGSDWGCDQEVARLFVENAPLAVREMAIWGVPWSRVVAGQRKLPDGRVIEEKKEKEGLITARDFGGTAKWRTCYTADGTGHTLQYTMDSMVLKLGITVHDRTEAISLIHDGEQCIGVVARCLRTGDLRVYIAKTTVICTGGYGRLYSASTNAVINEGNGMFVALNTGVVPLGNMEAVQFHPTGMVPVWILITEGARGDGGYLLDKNLYRFMPDYEPKKKELASRDVVSRRMTQHMRAGYGVDSPYGPHLWLDIRHLGAQHINTNLREIANIARNFAGVDPVKDLIPVRPTQHYSMGGVRTNKDGAAYGLKNLFAAGEAACWDLHGFNRLGGNSLAETITAGRIIGKKVAEYTKDATISYNYKLVDDAVKEQENRIKALVHGWNGKENVYEVRNAMEKNLMDYVGIFRNGKDLQKAVDNLREVYHRSLKIGLRSNGEGPNPELAQALRMPGMVRLALCIAYGALMRTESRGSHAREDYPKRDDVNWLKRTLAYWPDGADLPELKYEPVKITELPPGDRGYGESSAQSKGGK from the coding sequence ATGAGCATATACCAAACCCATATCACAGATGTACTAATCGTAGGTGCGGGCCTGGCCGGTGAGAGAATTGCCGTGGAAGCGGCTATGCATGGACATGACGTAATATTGCTCAGCCTGGTACCGCCGCGACGTTCCCACAGCACCGCGGCTCAAGGCGGTATGCAGGCCTCTCTGGGCAACTGCGCCATGGGTGAAGGCGACAACCCCGACGTACACTTTGCAGACACCGTCAAAGGTTCCGACTGGGGCTGTGACCAGGAAGTGGCCAGACTATTCGTGGAAAACGCACCCCTGGCGGTGCGGGAGATGGCCATCTGGGGCGTACCCTGGAGCCGGGTGGTGGCGGGCCAGCGTAAACTGCCCGACGGACGGGTGATTGAAGAGAAAAAGGAAAAAGAGGGTTTAATCACTGCCCGGGACTTCGGCGGCACCGCCAAATGGCGGACTTGTTATACCGCCGACGGCACAGGCCATACCCTGCAGTACACCATGGACAGCATGGTGCTCAAACTGGGCATTACGGTACATGACCGTACCGAGGCCATCTCCCTTATTCACGATGGAGAACAGTGCATCGGCGTGGTGGCCCGCTGCCTCCGCACCGGTGACTTAAGGGTATACATTGCCAAAACAACCGTCATCTGTACCGGAGGCTACGGACGGCTGTACAGCGCCTCCACCAACGCGGTAATCAACGAAGGTAACGGTATGTTCGTGGCCTTGAACACGGGCGTTGTACCCCTGGGAAACATGGAAGCCGTGCAGTTCCACCCCACGGGCATGGTGCCGGTATGGATATTGATCACCGAGGGTGCCCGGGGCGACGGCGGTTACCTGCTGGATAAAAATTTATACCGGTTTATGCCCGATTACGAGCCCAAGAAAAAGGAACTGGCCTCCCGGGACGTGGTATCCCGCCGCATGACTCAACACATGCGGGCCGGCTATGGTGTAGACAGCCCCTACGGGCCGCACCTGTGGCTGGACATCCGGCACCTGGGCGCCCAGCACATTAATACCAACCTGCGGGAAATCGCCAACATTGCCCGCAACTTTGCCGGTGTAGACCCGGTGAAAGATTTAATACCCGTGCGCCCCACCCAGCACTACAGCATGGGCGGCGTGCGTACCAACAAAGACGGCGCGGCCTATGGCCTTAAAAACCTGTTTGCCGCAGGCGAAGCGGCCTGCTGGGACCTGCACGGATTTAACCGCCTGGGCGGCAACTCCCTGGCTGAAACCATTACCGCCGGCCGGATTATCGGTAAAAAGGTGGCCGAGTACACCAAGGACGCCACCATATCATATAATTACAAACTGGTTGATGACGCCGTTAAAGAACAGGAAAACCGCATCAAAGCACTGGTGCACGGTTGGAACGGCAAAGAAAACGTTTACGAAGTCCGCAACGCCATGGAAAAGAACCTGATGGATTACGTGGGCATTTTCCGCAACGGTAAAGACCTGCAAAAAGCAGTCGACAACCTGCGGGAAGTATACCATCGCTCACTGAAGATTGGCTTAAGGTCCAACGGAGAAGGACCCAACCCGGAACTGGCTCAAGCGCTGCGCATGCCCGGTATGGTACGCCTGGCATTGTGCATAGCCTACGGCGCGCTGATGCGTACCGAAAGCCGCGGCAGTCATGCCCGGGAGGATTACCCCAAACGGGACGACGTCAACTGGCTGAAGCGCACCCTGGCTTACTGGCCGGACGGCGCGGATCTGCCCGAATTGAAATATGAGCCTGTCAAGATCACCGAACTGCCACCGGGAGACCGCGGTTACGGCGAATCCTCGGCTCAATCAAAAGGAGGCAAATAA
- a CDS encoding Crp/Fnr family transcriptional regulator: protein MGIAIQINETEFTGNTVYKADPVLTGAEKTLIRQAGTVVRYPRGHVLFAAGDIADRVYLLESGWVKIYRISADGKRVNVGSMRSPGELMGLAETLLGVERLCFAGAISNVTVVVLTKNNFERLMAKHPSLAVKVATLLAIRMREAEGIIHEMVCHQAPSRLAHILIKMAERMGEQTKNGIKINLQLTHEELASMVGTSRQTVTSLLNTFKNENSIVYEGRTIKIINPDKLARWLDC, encoded by the coding sequence ATGGGAATAGCAATACAAATAAACGAAACGGAATTTACCGGCAATACTGTATACAAAGCGGACCCTGTACTAACCGGTGCGGAAAAAACCTTAATCAGGCAGGCCGGGACAGTGGTGCGTTATCCCAGGGGGCATGTATTATTTGCAGCCGGGGATATTGCAGACAGGGTATACCTGCTGGAAAGCGGGTGGGTAAAGATATACAGAATCTCAGCCGACGGCAAGCGGGTGAATGTGGGCAGTATGCGAAGCCCGGGGGAGCTTATGGGACTGGCAGAAACTCTGTTGGGCGTTGAACGCCTTTGCTTTGCCGGAGCGATTAGTAACGTGACCGTGGTGGTGCTAACTAAAAATAATTTTGAAAGGCTAATGGCCAAACACCCTTCCCTGGCCGTGAAGGTAGCCACGTTATTAGCCATCAGAATGCGGGAGGCCGAGGGTATCATCCATGAGATGGTATGCCACCAGGCTCCCAGCAGGCTTGCCCATATACTGATCAAGATGGCGGAGCGGATGGGCGAGCAAACCAAGAATGGTATTAAAATCAATCTCCAGTTAACCCACGAGGAACTGGCCAGTATGGTGGGGACATCCAGGCAAACAGTAACCTCTTTGTTAAATACCTTCAAAAATGAGAATAGCATAGTTTACGAGGGGAGAACGATTAAAATTATTAACCCGGACAAATTGGCCAGGTGGCTTGATTGTTAA
- a CDS encoding fumarate reductase iron-sulfur subunit, translating to MADRELTFEIFRYNPAKPEIKPRMQTYKLKETTGMTIFVALNMIREEQDPSLMFDFVCRAAICGSCAMIINGRPRLACKTLTSTLPRTIKLFPLPVFKLIGDLSVDTGTWFRHLSIRTESWVHTSKTFDPTKEEERMDNKIALEIYEAERCIECGCCIAGCATANIRDEFLGAAGINRVARFMVDPRDERTPEEYFEVVGSEEGAFGCMGLMACDDNCPMELPLQMQLAFVRRKIASIGLGIKQEKKIKMGIG from the coding sequence ATGGCTGATCGTGAGTTAACCTTTGAAATATTTCGCTATAATCCTGCCAAACCCGAAATCAAGCCGCGTATGCAAACGTATAAACTAAAGGAAACCACGGGCATGACCATATTTGTGGCCCTGAATATGATTCGGGAAGAACAGGATCCGTCATTGATGTTTGATTTTGTGTGCCGGGCCGCCATTTGCGGTTCATGCGCCATGATTATAAACGGTCGTCCCCGGCTGGCCTGTAAAACCTTGACCAGTACACTGCCCCGGACAATTAAATTGTTCCCGCTGCCAGTGTTTAAATTGATCGGTGATTTGTCCGTGGACACCGGCACCTGGTTCAGGCACCTGTCCATAAGGACCGAATCCTGGGTGCATACCAGTAAGACCTTTGACCCCACGAAAGAGGAAGAACGCATGGATAACAAAATCGCCCTGGAAATTTATGAAGCGGAGCGCTGCATTGAGTGCGGCTGTTGCATAGCAGGCTGCGCCACCGCCAATATCCGGGACGAGTTTCTGGGCGCAGCAGGCATCAACCGGGTGGCCAGGTTCATGGTAGACCCCCGGGACGAGCGCACCCCTGAGGAATATTTTGAAGTGGTGGGTTCCGAGGAAGGTGCCTTCGGCTGCATGGGTCTGATGGCCTGTGACGACAACTGTCCCATGGAACTGCCCCTGCAAATGCAGCTGGCCTTTGTCCGGCGCAAAATAGCCTCCATCGGCCTGGGTATAAAGCAAGAGAAAAAAATCAAGATGGGTATCGGTTAA
- the spoVT gene encoding stage V sporulation protein T, producing MKATGIVRRIDDLGRVVIPKEIRRTMRIREGEPLEIYVDRDGEVILKKYSPINELGEFAKEYADSLHEALGHVVCIADRDEIIAVSGGFKKELMKKPISGMLEDIINNRQTQMVEEEHSFTTDDRTMFKNSVVSPIIANGDAIGAVIITSSGDERMGDLEKKLSETAASFLAKQMEE from the coding sequence ATGAAAGCCACAGGCATTGTGAGGCGTATAGATGACCTTGGCAGGGTCGTCATTCCCAAAGAAATCAGGCGCACCATGCGAATCCGTGAAGGGGAACCACTGGAGATATATGTAGACCGGGATGGAGAAGTAATTTTAAAGAAATATTCCCCCATTAATGAATTGGGTGAGTTTGCCAAGGAGTATGCCGATTCGCTGCATGAGGCTCTGGGGCATGTGGTGTGTATCGCCGATCGAGACGAGATAATCGCTGTTTCGGGTGGCTTTAAAAAAGAGTTAATGAAAAAGCCCATCAGCGGTATGCTTGAAGATATCATAAACAACCGGCAGACCCAGATGGTGGAAGAGGAACACAGCTTTACCACCGATGACCGGACGATGTTTAAAAACAGTGTGGTTTCCCCCATTATAGCCAATGGCGATGCCATCGGTGCTGTGATTATCACCTCCAGCGGCGATGAGCGTATGGGCGATTTAGAGAAAAAGCTCTCTGAGACTGCGGCCTCATTTTTAGCCAAACAGATGGAAGAATAA
- a CDS encoding spore coat protein, whose translation MKTGTREAMVISEVLRSSASMIDHYNLYMGNCQDQQLRSILDRQQRHALDSFQRLTQMMQNHGLDTSNIPMPTTMSITSGTMTTTASAPATYGTQWTAPQYTTGQTGAAPYSMQYTTGNQGMSMSTPTHTDVRMGMQTQTGTQPTTASFNDRAIAEGALQLHKHGASTVTRAALECSEPHIRTALTSMARNCIEMSYELYTYMSQRGWYQLPDTPQNFISHAPMQQQQQYPQQ comes from the coding sequence ATGAAAACAGGAACCCGCGAAGCAATGGTAATCAGTGAAGTATTGCGCAGCAGCGCCAGCATGATTGACCATTACAATCTCTACATGGGCAACTGCCAGGACCAGCAACTGCGTTCCATACTGGACCGCCAGCAAAGGCATGCCCTGGACAGTTTCCAGAGACTGACCCAAATGATGCAAAACCACGGGCTGGACACCAGCAATATCCCCATGCCCACCACCATGTCCATAACAAGCGGCACCATGACTACCACCGCCTCCGCACCGGCCACCTACGGCACCCAGTGGACTGCGCCACAGTACACTACCGGGCAAACCGGTGCCGCGCCCTACTCCATGCAGTACACCACCGGCAACCAGGGGATGAGCATGTCAACGCCCACCCACACAGATGTCCGGATGGGTATGCAAACTCAAACCGGCACCCAGCCCACCACCGCTAGTTTCAACGACCGTGCCATCGCGGAAGGGGCACTGCAGCTCCACAAGCACGGTGCCAGTACAGTCACCCGGGCCGCTCTGGAATGCTCGGAGCCGCATATCCGCACTGCGTTAACCAGCATGGCCCGCAACTGCATTGAAATGTCTTACGAACTTTATACCTACATGTCTCAGCGGGGCTGGTATCAACTGCCTGATACTCCGCAAAACTTTATTTCCCATGCACCAATGCAGCAGCAACAGCAGTACCCCCAACAATAA
- a CDS encoding succinate dehydrogenase, which yields MLQRTLSKSNKTDLYLDLVELASGLILVGFLWTHMLFVATILISPETFNSLSEFLDTYYLSYIGIPFVVVVALMHFVIAGRRIPTRMQEQRIIWQHAKMLRHTDTWTWVFQAITGMAILVLASIHVWLVVTGWPIRDFTSAQRMEAFWWFYLVLLLVGEYHAGFGIYRQFVKWGWFPRKPISYVSKAITAVILVLGLAAMVVFVQLGGTL from the coding sequence TTGCTACAAAGAACCCTGTCTAAAAGCAACAAAACCGATTTATACCTCGATCTGGTTGAATTGGCCAGCGGGCTTATCTTGGTGGGATTTTTATGGACCCATATGCTTTTCGTAGCCACTATTTTGATCTCACCGGAAACATTTAATTCATTATCCGAATTTTTGGATACTTATTATCTTTCCTACATCGGCATCCCGTTTGTTGTTGTGGTTGCCCTCATGCATTTTGTTATCGCGGGACGCCGTATACCCACCCGGATGCAGGAACAGCGCATTATCTGGCAGCATGCTAAAATGCTGCGCCACACCGACACCTGGACCTGGGTTTTCCAAGCCATCACAGGCATGGCCATTTTGGTGCTGGCCAGTATCCACGTCTGGTTAGTGGTGACAGGCTGGCCCATTCGCGATTTCACCAGCGCCCAGCGTATGGAAGCCTTTTGGTGGTTCTACCTGGTGCTGCTTCTTGTAGGTGAATACCACGCCGGGTTCGGCATTTACCGTCAATTCGTCAAGTGGGGCTGGTTCCCCCGCAAACCCATCAGCTATGTCTCCAAAGCTATCACCGCCGTTATACTTGTTCTGGGACTGGCGGCAATGGTGGTCTTTGTCCAGTTAGGAGGTACCCTATGA